In Erpetoichthys calabaricus chromosome 2, fErpCal1.3, whole genome shotgun sequence, a genomic segment contains:
- the LOC114646143 gene encoding protein rapunzel-like: protein MEDILEYKDDIKQGLIVFLNCVAEVSSAAAVFNPVFGIVGSFIKVVLDQTGNDEVSELKEEMDNIFTNLDQILVQTNETLNQVQKVSADLQYSRIERNIKDQFRMFQEIYDAKPEHKQQRTQYFEDNFPKRGEDQNLHTLYDLVMGKNLLFGQPILEVYKKYSNNDPNVMGTLCTRLRCLFSIGIIALVGYTVIIEDNEKRCIREWRKKMEDVENKMQMILNACQKRQ from the coding sequence ATGGAAGATATACTAGAATACAAAGATGACATTAAGCAAGGCTTGATAGTGTTTCTGAATTGTGTAGCAGAAGTTTCCTCTGCAGCAGCAGTGTTCAATCCTGTGTTTGGCATAGTAGGATCCTTCATAAAGGTTGTATTGGATCAAACAGGCAATGATGAAGTCAGTGAATTGAAAGAAGAAATGGACAATATTTTTACAAACTTGGATCAAATCTTAGTGCAAACTAATGAAACACTGAATCAGGTTCAAAAAGTATCTGCCGATTTACAGTATTCTAGGATTGAGAGAAACATTAAAGACCAGTTTCGCATGTTTCAGGAAATTTATGATGCCAAGCCAGAACACAAACAACAAAGGACACAATACTTTGAAGATAATTTCCCAAAGAGAGGAGAAGACCAAAATCTGCACACCCTTTATGACCTTGTCATGGGAAAAAACTTGCTTTTTGGCCAACCTATCTTGGAGGTATACAAAAAGTATTCAAATAATGATCCCAATGTTATGGGAACCCTGTGCACTCGCTTAAGGTGTCTTTTTTCTATTGGAATCATAGCCCTTGTGGGCTACACAGTTATAATTGAGGATAATGAGAAGCGATGTATTAGagaatggagaaagaaaatggaagatgttgaaaataaaatgcagatgaTTTTAAATGCGTGTCAAAAGAGGCAGTAA